The sequence below is a genomic window from Wyeomyia smithii strain HCP4-BCI-WySm-NY-G18 chromosome 1, ASM2978416v1, whole genome shotgun sequence.
AGCTTCCAGCTGTCTCGTAGGGTATAACTTGTACCCGCCGGAAGGGTGACGGGCTGCTTTATTCCCTTGGAACCGTACAGTAAGAAATGGTTGGGTGTTAGGGCTTCGTCTTCCGGTCCTTCTAGTGGGACATAGGTGAGCGGTCGTGTGTTAACCACTGCCTCTGCTTCTAGCAGTATGGTTTCCAATACTTCGTCACTCGGGTATCGAGGAGTGTCAGAAATAACCTTTAAAGCAGCTTTCACGGATCTTACCATCCGCTCCCATGGACCACCCATGTGGGGGGCGGCAGGCACATTGAGAAACCACATCGTATCGGCGTTCGTGAATGTTGCTGCGCAGTTTGTGCCGATCTGCTTTATAGCCTGCTTCTCTTGTGTTAGCTGACGAGAGGCACCCACGAAGTTGGTGCCATTATCTGTATATACTTCAAGCGGAGCTCCGCGTCTAGCGATAAATCTCCGGAATGCCATTATGCAGGACTGACTCGACAAACTACTACACACTTCAAGGTGGATTGCGCGAATCGTTAGACAGGTGAAAAGACACACCCATCGTTTGACAatgtttcgaccgattttaacCTCGAGAGGCCTAAAATAGTCCACCCCAACGTAAGTGAATGGACGTATAAACGGAGTGAGTCGAATTTTCGGGAGCGGTGCCATTTGCGGAGAGCTTGGAGCTGCCTTTTTTACCTTACAGTACTGACACAGACCGGCTACAGTCCGAATAGTAGTTCGCAGACGAGGAACAAAGTAACGTTGCCGAATTTCATTGTGAACTGTCTCGTTATTCCCATGAAGAAATTCACGATGATAATGATCTATTAGCAAAACCGTGACACGATGTTTTCTGGGAAGTATTGCTGGAAATCTAGCTGAATACGGGATGGTTGGAGCAGCTCCGGTTCGACTCCCAATCCGAACGACTTCATACTCATCGAGAAAGGGAACTAGTTTGTGTATGCTACTAGCTTTTTCGACAGTGTTACCAGTACGCAGGTTTGCTATTTCGTCTGGATATGTTTGTGCTTGTACTTGACGAAGGATGGTCATCTCAGCCTTCTGAAGTTCCTCGCTTTGTAGAATCTCTGGCATATGTTGACCTTTCTTGAAGACTGTTACCGCCCGGTGTACGTAAGCCATTGCTCGAACCATACGCGACCATTTTGAGAAACGTTCTGGATCAAACAACTGTTCCACTATTTTGACGTTGTGTAGGTGTACAGCTCGCAATTCTTCAGACGTCGCTGTACTGTTTTTGAGCGGCTCTGGCCAGCGCTCTTCCGTGTCGTGTAGGAAATAGGGACCTTGAAACCACCGACTATTTGGATCGAAACATGGGCCTGAACCCCATTTTGTTGCTTCATCTGCTACATTTAGCTTCGACGGGATATGTCGCCACTCGTCCATACAACTAAGGGAGAGAATCTCTGCTACCCGGAACGCCACAAACTGGTGATAACGACGGCTATCAGAGCGTAGCCATGCGAGCACAGTTGCTGAGTCGGACCACAGGTACCTGCGTTGGATATTTAAAGATAAATCCGAGCACACATTTTGTGCCAGACGTGCGCCAATCATTGCTGCTTGAAGCTCTAGACGGGGAATTGAGAGTGGTTTTAGCGGAGCTACTTTCGTTTTAGCAGCTACTAAtgcagtttttatttcatttcccATCCGAATTCTAAGATATGCTACACAGGCATATGCAATTTCACTAGCATCCACTAGCACGTGCAGTTGTATGTCACTTGAAGCTGTCGAATCTGAACCACTAAAGAAGCAACGTGGAACCCTCACTGAGCTTAGCTGATGAAGTAGCTCAATCCAACGGTACCACCGATCGCGCAAATGTTCTGCTATCGGCTCGTCCCAGTTAGTTCCCGATCTCCAAACATCCTGCATCAGAACTTTTCCCTGTATGACATAGTGTGCGATCAGACCAAGTGGGTCAAACAGCTTCATGACGGTACGAAGAACTTGACGCTTAGTTGGCACCACTTTGGTGTCCACTAGCTCTTGAATTTCCGGCATAATAGTCGTGTCGAAGGTAAATGCATCAACGGATGGAATCCAGGTCATCCCAAGAACTCGTTCTGATTCTCCGTGACCATCTATCTTAAACGGTTTTGAGCGGTTTGCGTTACACTCTCCTAGTCGAGAAAGTACTACAGGAGCGTTTGACAAGAATTTACCGATTTTAAATCCACCTGCTGCATGTATACTTTTCACCTCTTCTACCAGTTGCACTGCTTCGTCCACCGTATCAACGCTGTCCAAAAAATCATCAACGTAGTGGTTGTCAATTACAGCAGACGCCGCTCTCGGGTAAATGTTCTCGAACCGCCGTGCGttgtaatttttaatatattggGCGGAACATGGGGAACAAGTCGCCCCAAACGTCGCAACGTCCATCACCCATATTTGCACGGCATCTTTGGGGTCATCTCTCCAGAGAAACCGTTGGAACTGTTTATCTTCATTGCGTATCCTGATTTGGTGAAACATTTCACATATGTCACCGCAGATGGCAATTTTCCTTTGCCTGAAACGAAGTAAAACGGCCGGCAACGAAGTAAGAAGATCTGGTCCTTTAAGAAGCATGTCGTTGAAAGAGATTCCTCTGGCTTTCGCCGCGGCATCCCAGATGAGGCGTATTTTTTCAGGTTTCTTTGGGGTGGTTACTACACCTAGTGGTAGATACCAACTATGCGAAGGGTCTGTTGTCTCCAGTTCCACTTTGGTTGCTCGGTGTGCGTAATTTTTTCGTTCATGATCGGCGATTTGTTCCCTAACTTTTGTAGCCAGTACTGGTTCACGCGCTAGTCGTTTTTCTAGGCtatggaatcgctttactgccATCGGAAAACTGTCTGGAAAACATGGGTTATCTGTTCGCCAAAGCAGCCCCGTTTCAAATTGATTTCCCTTCAGTACAGTCGTACTCTCTAAAATCTGCCACGCACGTTTGTCCACTTCTGCATCTAAATTTTTAGAAACTGAAGCTTCCTCAATCGCAAAAAAGCGCTTCATCGATTCGTGAAGCTTACTGTTGCTCATGGACTCTTCCACATGGACGTGAAGTTGCTCGACGACGGTGGCCATCGGCGAGTTTCTGCCAAATATGCACCAACCCAGTCTAGTCTTGGTAGCTATCGGGCAACCGTCACCCTCGCGCACTTTGAGTGATGTCAGTAAGCGAGCGTGCTCTAAACCAATGATAATTTGGGGGCTCACGTTAGTGTAGTTTTCGATTGGAAGACCCCTCAAGTATGGAAAAACTTTGGAAAGATTGTTATAATCCAGTGTCTGGCTGGGTAGACCTAAATTCCGAACCGTTCTCACGTTCTCCAGTGCTAACGATGATTTCCACCCAGTTCCACCCACTTTCAAGTGTACGCGCTCCGATTCCTTTTCGTGGCGATCTATTTTCCCTGTCCAGCTTAACCAGAGTGTTTCAGGTTTTCCCGAAAGCCCTAATTGTTTGGCTAACCCCGCTTCTAATAATGTCGAGGAAGAGCCATCATCGAGAAACGcgaaagtttttatttcagtaCCGTTTCCAAACAGCGTGACCGGGAGGTATCGAAAAAGTGTATAAGAAGCAGCGAAATGATGGTTCTGGTGAGCTATTGTTAGCCATACTAGTCCCAGCTTGCACTTCCAAAGCATTGCGAGAATAATGCAACAAGGGATGATGGCGAATACGACAACCGTCTATCCCACACTCTCGCGTCGACCGACATGCACCTTTCCAATGCGGTACCAAACAGGATCGACAAAGCCTTTTTTGGTTAACAGCTATCCACCGACCGTCTAGATCCAACGAtttaaatccaaaacaagctaatATCAAATGTTTACTATCCCCACAGAAGCTACAGGTTTTATCAGGTTTTCTCCTCTGATTTTCATCTACCTGCGTGACAGCCTTTACCGTTTCCCCCGAATGCACGAAAAGTTTTTCATTGCGTTTTTTCTACTTTCTGGGGATATCAACTCGGGTATGTGATTCATCATTTGCCGTGAGATCCGttgcaacattgaataaaccCTGCATGAATTCATTGAAGGTCACCAAGTTGACCTCGCCACGGGAAAGTTTGAAACACCCCCACTGCATTTGTAAAGATGTCggtaatttttcaatcaacTCTTGAAGCAGGATTGGGTTTGATAGGTGGTTTGGTTGTTCGGCAATAATGACATGTTCAATTAAATTTTGTACGGCAAATCCGTACTTAACGATAGCTTTTAAATCGTTTCCCCTCAAAGGCGGAATATCCCGAACGTCTTTCAATAGAGAATTTATCAATAACTCCGGTCTCCCATACAATTTACGGAGAGTCTCTATGACATGTGGTACTGACGCCGGCATCAATAAGCGGCTACGCACCGACTCTCTCGCATGACCTTCCAGGCAACGTTGCAATCTAGCCATATTTTCGTCGTTGGAATAACCGCAAGCATTGGTAGAGTTTTTATAATTACTGTAGAACATGGGCCAATCCCGGGGATTTCCGGAAAACTTTGGCAAATCTCGCGACATAACTGAGCGAGCCGCCGCCTGCGCACTCGTTAATCCTACCGCTGGGATGGCGGATTGAATTTCCGATGTTGTTCGGACTGCAGAGACTATCGGCACCGTCGGCGTAGTATGGTTAAGAATAAGCCCAGAACTAGACTGTCCCATGTATGGGGACGTCATTATCGTTGTCGACGGGTATAATGGTTGGTTTACTGATTCCACCCAGGGAAAACTAGTGCTCGGACAACTAAATGGAACAAGCGGGACGGGATGCGAATGGCTGTGTGTTGAAATGGCACTGACTGGTGACAAAAAGGACCGATTGACTACACTATCAGCCAACATCGGAACGTTTGATCGCAAATAATCGGCAACCG
It includes:
- the LOC129717089 gene encoding uncharacterized protein LOC129717089, with protein sequence MLWKCKLGLVWLTIAHQNHHFAASYTLFRYLPVTLFGNGTEIKTFAFLDDGSSSTLLEAGLAKQLGLSGKPETLWLSWTGKIDRHEKESERVHLKVGGTGWKSSLALENVRTVRNLGLPSQTLDYNNLSKVFPYLRGLPIENYTNVSPQIIIGLEHARLLTSLKVREGDGCPIATKTRLGWCIFGRNSPMATVVEQLHVHVEESMSNSKLHESMKRFFAIEEASVSKNLDAEVDKRAWQILESTTVLKGNQFETGLLWRTDNPCFPDSFPMAVKRFHSLEKRLAREPVLATKVREQIADHERKNYAHRATKVELETTDPSHSWYLPLGVVTTPKKPEKIRLIWDAAAKARGISFNDMLLKGPDLLTSLPAVLLRFRQRKIAICGDICEMFHQIRIRNEDKQFQRFLWRDDPKDAVQIWVMDVATFGATCSPCSAQYIKNYNARRFENIYPRAASAVIDNHYVDDFLDSVDTVDEAVQLVEEVKSIHAAGGFKIGKFLSNAPVVLSRLGECNANRSKPFKIDGHGESERVLGMTWIPSVDAFTFDTTIMPEIQELVDTKVVPTKRQVLRTVMKLFDPLGLIAHYVIQGKVLMQDVWRSGTNWDEPIAEHLRDRWYRWIELLHQLSSVRVPRCFFSGSDSTASSDIQLHVLVDASEIAYACVAYLRIRMGNEIKTALVAAKTKVAPLKPLSIPRLELQAAMIGARLAQNVCSDLSLNIQRRYLWSDSATVLAWLRSDSRRYHQFVAFRVAEILSLSCMDEWRHIPSKLNVADEATKWGSGPCFDPNSRWFQGPYFLHDTEERWPEPLKNSTATSEELRAVHLHNVKIVEQLFDPERFSKWSRMVRAMAYVHRAVTVFKKGQHMPEILQSEELQKAEMTILRQVQAQTYPDEIANLRTGNTVEKASSIHKLVPFLDEYEVVRIGSRTGAAPTIPYSARFPAILPRKHRVTVLLIDHYHREFLHGNNETVHNEIRQRYFVPRLRTTIRTVAGLCQYCKVKKAAPSSPQMAPLPKIRLTPFIRPFTYVGVDYFRPLEVKIGRNIVKRWVCLFTCLTIRAIHLEVCSSLSSQSCIMAFRRFIARRGAPLEVYTDNGTNFVGASRQLTQEKQAIKQIGTNCAATFTNADTMWFLNVPAAPHMGGPWERMVRSVKAALKVISDTPRYPSDEVLETILLEAEAVVNTRPLTYVPLEGPEDEALTPNHFLLYGSKGIKQPVTLPAGTSYTLRDSWKLAQHIVNGFWRRWVREYLPMLTRRTKWFDRVKPLEVGDIVMVVDEAVRNRWEKGRVLETAMGKDGQVRQAKVQTARGVFSRPAVKLAVLDIKTNKGTSAGIEADATVFHGPGDVTGPIVPS